From the Bacillus sp. FJAT-22090 genome, the window TTTAATTTATAATATATTTTCTTTGTTCTGCTAAAGCACCCGTTAGTTAAACAACATTATATTTTTAAAATTTTAGATTCTATTTTGACATGTATTCTAAAAACTTTTATTTAAAATTAGAATGTAATTCTAAATTCTTAGTGTGATTTCATCACACTATAACTCGCTTTGAACCAACAGTACTTTTTCATTTTATAAACTGTTTTAAAAATGGCTCAATACCCGGATAGCTTTCATCCAGTATGATGCGGTGTACTTGCATAGCGTCGACGATATTGTGCGTCGATAACTGACTTAGCGCTATCGCTAAACAGCTTAGGGCCGGCATTTCTTCAACTTGATTCGTTCTTGACTTCAATAATACCATTACTTTAAAATACTGTTCTTCCTCGGCTAAGGTAAGCACGGTATCATCTATTTTTTTCTCTTGTACGAGAATCTGTAGAGCTAGGAGCAAGCACCTTTTTTGCGCCTGCAATTTTGCCTCAGTTATTATGGGATTAACATGGACGTTACTCATTTCTCCAAACTGTATCGCACTGCCGCAATGCGTACAAACTGCCGTATAGTTTGCTTGGATGCCGGCATACATCTCGGGTTCTACCTCATTTTTGTACGTCACATATGGAATAAATACATCATGCTCGCAGAAAAGACAATTAATAGGTCGGTCCAAAATAGCGATGTGACTTTCCTCAAGGTTTAAATCTTTTGCCATATCTAATCTACCTGTTTGCAAACGATATTCGTTTCCATACCTTTCGTCAGTTGTTGGAACTGCTGGATATTATAACAGTCGTTGCAAGTGAAAGACTGTAGTACCAATTGCTCCGGAGGATCTTCATTAAACGGGTCCACATCAACATTTGGTGACACTATATCAAGATATACTTCCCGATGACTAAAAATAGCACTATCGCAGTGGGGGCAGCGTAGCGGTTTGCCTATAATCTGTACTTCGTAATTACTATGTTTTCTGTCCAATTTACGACATCCTCCCTTTTTTAAGTTTCGATAATATCCAAATCCCGCCCTCTGATTAACAACTGACTATACATACCTCTTCTTCAACTAAACTGCTGCGTTAGTTCAATAAGAAAAAAGCTTTACTCCTTCTTGAAGTAAAGCACCCGTTAGCTTAATAGGAATTGCTGTTTAACTACTTATAATTCGTCTTTTTAACCATTGTCATAAATTCTGCAAAATCGGTGCTAAATTCGTCTTTCTTAACAAAACCAAGCTTTTCATATAGATGGATAGCTCTTTGATTGAACTTTGCCACAGTTAATCGAATTGGAGTATCTTCATAGTTTTTTTCAATATAACGAAGAATAAAAGAGCAAAATTCAAAACCGTTACCTTTGCCCACAAAATTAGGGTTCATACCTACTCCCATATCAATTGAGTCATCTGAATAAACACCACTTCTTTTCCCAACAGGAACTTGAGCATTCTCTCCAGTGCAAAAAAATCCAAATATTTCTTTGTTATCATTAACAAGTGCAAAGTATGAACCATCAAGTTTTTCCTTCATATCTTCATCAGTTAATTCATTATTGTAGAAATCATATGGTTTTTCATATTCCCAGCTAAGTATATCTTTTGCTATTTCTTCATTCATATTTTCTATAAATAATTTCACATTCTACACCCCTTCTCATATATCAATTCGATAATCTTGGAGGATAATCCTTCTTCAACTAAACTGCTTCGTTAGTTCAATAAGATAAAAGGCTTTACTCCTTCTTGAAGTAAAGCACCCGTTAGTTGAATAAGAAATATTTTCCTTCTCCACTTTATTTAAATGTCTTTTACGCAAAACCAATATCGACCAGTGTTTTTTTATTAATTGCAATCAACAATATTACACGGATAATGCCTGATATAATATATATAGTAATATATATAGTAATAAAGATTGATGTTTGTAGAATTCCCATATTCTCAACTATTCACATACAAATCATTAAAGTTCCTGAAAATAAATAAGGAAAAACTAATCCTTTCTGATTTTTAACTTTCATGGGAGTTTAATGATTATTTGAAATAAACTTGGAAATCGTTTGTTTCTCAAGTTCGTCCCAATGGGGGGTTCCAATGTTTAATTGTTGTTTCAACTTATCGAACGAATCAAACAAAGCTGCAATTTCGCTGTACGATCCATTCATCAATTTCATAAACGGTAATTTATGCACTATTTTTAGACCATAGTATACACTCTGTCTATGTTTTCGAATAAAGTTAACTTGATTTGCAGGAGTGATAGTATAACCTAATATTTCTAGTATTTGAAACCCCTCGTCCATTACTGATATAGCTTGCTTTAATAACTTCTTGTCCTTAGATACTTTTTTTAAATCACCATCGTAAAGGTACCCAACAGAACTCAAAGCTACTATCGTGACGATATGACTTTTGAGCCAAGCATCAATATCATCATGATAAGCTAATTTAAACTTAACATGTTTAAACGCATTTTCTAGTAAAGGCTTTATTGTGATCTCGCCGTCAAGACTGCCAAGTAGCAGTTGGCCACCTCCGCGTAGGCAAATAATGCGACCACTCTCTTCTCGGAGTCCTCCGCTAAGCTGAAATCCGAAGGTTACATTTTTTGTCATGGCGCTCTTTTCCTGAAGAATATTTTGCATCCCATGGGCATCGGCATTATTACCGACAAGAACAATATTCTGACTCTGATTCTCCGCTAGAATAGGAAGCACGGACGGGAAATCATTGTATTTCATTACAACAAAAATGAGATCATAAAGATCATCAGGTTGAAGCTCATGGATGACTTTTACTTCATCGATAGTGTTTTTATGCTGGAAATAATGGCGAATGACAAGTCCGTGTTTCTTCAATTGTTCAGCACGCTTCCCTCTGGCAAGTACTGTAACATCATTACTCCCGCGCACTAGGGTATGAGCGAGATAACTTCCTTGAACTCCGGCGCCAAAAACTAATATTCTCATTGTTATAACCCCTCTACTTTTTTTAACGATTGTTGTATTTTGACCATTTGTTCAATAAAATAAGATTACCAACATCTCTAACAAGTATCTATAGCTAGATTTATCGGTTTTGTCGGTTTTTCAACAGAATACAATGTATTGTTTAAAAAAGGGGTGTCTCACATGGATAGAAGAATAAAAAAAAACCAAACAGCCATTATGAATGCATTAATACATTTGATAGGAGAAAAAGATTTCGAAAAAATAACGATTAATGAAATCGCAGAACGTGCTGATGTAAATCGAGGCACCATCTATTCTCATTACTCTGACAAATACGATCTATTGGATAAGTGCCTAGAGGTTCATCTGTACCATTTGATCGAAAGTTGCTACTCAGTGGATGAAACAGAACCTTATCCATCTAAGTCTTCATTGCTACGTACACTTGGTCAAATGGAGAAGAATGCTCTCTTTTATAGGAATGTATTAAGCAACAAAGGCATTCCTTCTTTCAGAAACCACTTACAAAAAATGATGAGTAATCAAGTAATGGATCAAATCGTTGAAACCAATTTAAGCCTAAATGAGTTGAGTAAAGATATATTAGTACAATTTTTGAGTTCGGCGATTGTCGGAGTGATTGAATGGTGGTTAACCCAACCAATGCCCTGTTCTGTAGAAGAGATAACTGAACAGTTATGGTCACTGTTTGAACAGAATCAGATGATTGTCCATTCTGAATCTTAATTACGTGGATTATTCTTTTTCTTCCAACCAATCGTCGGGAGCTTTTTAGGTTGGCTATTGTTGGGCGAAACGATTGGTATTTCATTTTGGATAGGTACAATTTTAATTTTTAGTGGTGTTTTTATAGTTATAAAAGACGAGTAATATTTGGTAAGTGCGTTTCTTTTTTTTATAGAGACGCACTTTCTTTTTTTATCTGCTTAATATGAAAAATGTGTCAAATGCGAAATAAAAAATCCTATTATCTTCTTCAACTAAACTGCCGCGTTAGTTCAATAAGAAAAAAAAGTTGCTTACGCAACCCATGATCTTCAACTAAAGCACCCGTTACTTTAAGTACATTCGAAACCGACAGTTATCCATGAAACCACCAACCAACAAGAGATATAGCCCCTACTCCCCAAGCAGTGGTACCACATATCCACCAAATTACAGATTTAGCTTTTGATAAATTTTCCCCGTCTTCCATATTTGATTTTATAAAAGCGACCTTACTTTCCATACCTTTTTTCATAGAAACGAGAACAACTAATCCGATTAGCATGAAACCAGTAGTTATCCAGAGTAATAAGTCC encodes:
- a CDS encoding GNAT family N-acetyltransferase yields the protein MKLFIENMNEEIAKDILSWEYEKPYDFYNNELTDEDMKEKLDGSYFALVNDNKEIFGFFCTGENAQVPVGKRSGVYSDDSIDMGVGMNPNFVGKGNGFEFCSFILRYIEKNYEDTPIRLTVAKFNQRAIHLYEKLGFVKKDEFSTDFAEFMTMVKKTNYK
- a CDS encoding TetR/AcrR family transcriptional regulator; protein product: MDRRIKKNQTAIMNALIHLIGEKDFEKITINEIAERADVNRGTIYSHYSDKYDLLDKCLEVHLYHLIESCYSVDETEPYPSKSSLLRTLGQMEKNALFYRNVLSNKGIPSFRNHLQKMMSNQVMDQIVETNLSLNELSKDILVQFLSSAIVGVIEWWLTQPMPCSVEEITEQLWSLFEQNQMIVHSES
- a CDS encoding ketopantoate reductase family protein, encoding MRILVFGAGVQGSYLAHTLVRGSNDVTVLARGKRAEQLKKHGLVIRHYFQHKNTIDEVKVIHELQPDDLYDLIFVVMKYNDFPSVLPILAENQSQNIVLVGNNADAHGMQNILQEKSAMTKNVTFGFQLSGGLREESGRIICLRGGGQLLLGSLDGEITIKPLLENAFKHVKFKLAYHDDIDAWLKSHIVTIVALSSVGYLYDGDLKKVSKDKKLLKQAISVMDEGFQILEILGYTITPANQVNFIRKHRQSVYYGLKIVHKLPFMKLMNGSYSEIAALFDSFDKLKQQLNIGTPHWDELEKQTISKFISNNH